Proteins from a single region of bacterium:
- the pyrB gene encoding aspartate carbamoyltransferase: MPRLRHFIDLEEFTPEEILQLLELAGEMEARVRYEKATQGGSPISPLLPYRVMASLFWEPSTRTRLSFETAMIRLGGSVVGFAEASSSSVAKGESLADTIRMSAHYADCIAMRHPKDGAAYLAGKFSTVPVLNGGDGGHFHPSQTLLDLYTIYKEFGTLSGLKVALCGDLLYGRTTHSLAVALAAFGSQCVAISPEELELPPHVLHHLSSRYGGTVEQRRELAGGLDDVHVLYMTRIQRERFEDPEVYERVAHVYRLDRRILDGAPAEMIVMHPLPRLDEIAVEVDTDPRVRYFEQAFNGVPARMALLLVLMGHSRLFGKRGSNWRIPTVFEGTCSNRRCITHFDDNAAPEFYEFEPGKLACRYCDRVRDQLTLY, from the coding sequence ATGCCGCGCCTTCGCCACTTTATAGACCTGGAAGAGTTCACCCCCGAGGAGATCCTCCAGCTGCTGGAGCTCGCCGGTGAGATGGAGGCCCGGGTCCGATACGAAAAGGCCACGCAGGGCGGCTCGCCCATCTCGCCCCTCCTGCCCTACCGCGTCATGGCCTCCCTCTTCTGGGAACCCTCCACCCGCACCCGGCTCTCCTTCGAGACGGCCATGATCCGCCTGGGGGGTTCGGTAGTGGGCTTCGCCGAGGCTTCCTCCAGCTCCGTGGCCAAGGGCGAGTCGCTGGCCGACACGATTCGGATGAGCGCCCACTACGCGGACTGCATCGCCATGCGCCACCCCAAGGACGGCGCGGCCTACCTGGCGGGAAAATTCTCCACCGTCCCGGTCTTGAACGGCGGCGACGGGGGGCACTTCCACCCCAGCCAGACCCTCTTGGACCTGTACACCATCTACAAGGAGTTCGGCACCCTTTCGGGTTTGAAGGTCGCCCTCTGCGGCGACCTCCTCTACGGCCGCACCACTCACTCCCTGGCTGTGGCCCTGGCCGCTTTCGGCTCGCAATGCGTGGCGATCAGCCCCGAGGAGTTGGAGTTGCCGCCGCACGTCCTCCACCACCTCTCGTCGCGCTACGGCGGGACCGTCGAGCAGCGCCGGGAACTGGCCGGCGGCCTGGACGACGTCCACGTTCTCTACATGACGCGCATCCAGCGGGAGCGCTTCGAGGATCCCGAGGTGTACGAGCGGGTGGCCCACGTGTACCGGCTGGACCGGCGGATTCTGGACGGGGCGCCGGCGGAGATGATAGTCATGCACCCCCTCCCCCGGCTCGACGAGATTGCCGTCGAGGTGGACACGGACCCCCGGGTGCGCTACTTCGAGCAGGCCTTCAACGGGGTGCCGGCCCGGATGGCCCTTCTCTTGGTGCTCATGGGCCACTCCCGCCTCTTCGGCAAAAGGGGCTCTAACTGGCGCATCCCGACGGTTTTCGAGGGCACATGCTCCAACCGGCGCTGCATTACCCACTTCGACGACAACGCCGCGCCCGAGTTCTACGAGTTTGAGCCGGGGAAGCTGGCCTGCCGTTACTGCGACCGGGTTCGTGACCAGCTCACCCTGTATTAA